A single Caldilineales bacterium DNA region contains:
- the proC gene encoding pyrroline-5-carboxylate reductase, with amino-acid sequence MFDNTTISFIGGGNMAEAMIKGILGKGLVPADRIIVSEPRAERCEQLRAAYGVQAVSDNRAAARQADILILSIKPQVLNKVMDEIHLDLTPNALVLSIIAGARISVMSHGLQHGAIVRSMPNTPGQYGVGMTVWTCTRHVTETQRLQAQQILQALGKEIWMEDEEYLDMATALSGTGPAYVFLFIEALIDAGVHMGFARHIAETLVLQTIEGSLKVVNEMERHPATLRNMVTSPGGTSAAALYELEKGGFRTILSKAIFAAYRRSVELGEASEAKLGKSER; translated from the coding sequence ATGTTCGATAACACCACCATCTCCTTCATCGGCGGCGGCAACATGGCCGAGGCGATGATCAAAGGCATCCTGGGCAAGGGCCTGGTCCCGGCCGATCGCATCATCGTCTCAGAGCCGCGGGCCGAACGCTGCGAACAATTGCGAGCCGCCTATGGCGTCCAAGCCGTCAGCGATAATCGCGCCGCCGCCCGGCAGGCCGACATCCTCATCCTCAGCATCAAACCGCAGGTGCTGAACAAGGTCATGGATGAAATCCATCTCGATCTGACCCCCAATGCGCTTGTGCTTTCCATCATCGCTGGCGCCCGCATTAGCGTGATGTCGCACGGACTGCAGCACGGCGCCATCGTGCGCTCGATGCCCAACACGCCGGGACAGTACGGCGTTGGCATGACGGTGTGGACTTGCACCCGCCATGTGACCGAAACGCAGCGCCTGCAGGCCCAGCAGATATTGCAGGCGCTGGGCAAAGAGATCTGGATGGAGGACGAGGAGTATCTGGACATGGCCACCGCCCTCAGCGGCACCGGGCCGGCCTATGTCTTCCTCTTCATCGAGGCGCTGATCGACGCCGGCGTACACATGGGCTTTGCCCGCCATATTGCCGAAACGCTGGTCTTGCAGACCATCGAAGGCTCGCTCAAGGTCGTCAACGAGATGGAGCGGCATCCCGCCACCCTGCGCAACATGGTCACATCGCCCGGCGGCACCTCGGCGGCGGCGTTGTATGAACTGGAAAAGGGCGGCTTCCGCACCATCCTCTCGAAAGCCATTTTTGCCGCCTATCGCCGCTCGGTCGAACTGGGCGAGGCGTCAGAAGCAAAACTCGGCAAAAGCGAAAGATGA
- a CDS encoding YggT family protein gives MNTFLANFVDLLFSVLYFAILVRILLSWIPMSQDNALIRLLNQITDPILAPARRLIPPMGGVDFSPMVVLMALYIGQRLLVSFLR, from the coding sequence ATGAACACATTCCTGGCAAATTTCGTCGACCTGCTGTTTTCTGTACTCTATTTCGCCATTCTGGTGCGCATCCTGCTCAGTTGGATACCCATGAGCCAGGATAATGCCCTCATCCGGCTGCTGAACCAGATCACCGATCCGATCCTGGCCCCGGCGCGGCGGCTCATCCCGCCGATGGGCGGGGTCGATTTTTCGCCCATGGTCGTGCTGATGGCGCTCTACATCGGCCAACGGCTGCTCGTCTCCTTCCTTCGCTAA
- a CDS encoding site-specific DNA-methyltransferase, giving the protein MASKRSPGTQTTAFGSPGRVSHDASHFYAGRLYGDQDAAEDDAPYHENPVPAGALDAVLVGDSRTMRELPDACIHLMVTSPPYNARKDYDADLTLDEYLDLLRDVLCETHRVLTPGGRACINIANLGRKPYIPLSSFVNQIMIEAGFLMRGEIIWDKGSSAGSSTAWGSWRSPSNPTIRDVHEYILIFGKGRFRRPTAGREATISRDDFLELTKSIWRFPTESATRVGHPAPFPVELPRRLIELYTCKDEIVLDPFLGSGSTAVAARQSGRHFVGYEIDPTYADLARTRIAALPRYSPSPPPDH; this is encoded by the coding sequence ATGGCATCGAAACGCAGCCCCGGCACGCAGACAACGGCCTTCGGCTCACCTGGCCGAGTCAGCCACGACGCCAGCCATTTCTATGCCGGCCGGCTGTATGGCGACCAGGACGCAGCCGAGGACGATGCGCCCTATCACGAAAACCCGGTCCCGGCCGGCGCCCTCGACGCGGTGCTGGTGGGGGATAGCCGGACGATGCGGGAGTTGCCCGATGCCTGCATCCATCTGATGGTCACCTCGCCGCCGTACAATGCCCGCAAAGACTACGATGCCGACCTCACGCTCGACGAGTATCTTGACCTCTTGCGCGATGTCCTCTGCGAAACCCATCGTGTGCTGACGCCCGGCGGCCGCGCCTGCATCAACATCGCCAACCTGGGCCGCAAGCCCTACATCCCCCTCAGCAGCTTCGTCAACCAGATCATGATCGAGGCGGGATTCCTGATGCGGGGCGAGATCATCTGGGACAAGGGCAGCAGCGCCGGTTCCTCCACGGCCTGGGGCAGCTGGCGGTCGCCCAGCAACCCCACCATCCGTGATGTCCATGAATACATCCTCATCTTCGGCAAGGGGCGCTTCCGCCGGCCCACCGCCGGCCGTGAAGCCACCATCAGCCGCGACGATTTCCTGGAACTGACCAAGAGCATCTGGCGCTTTCCCACCGAATCGGCCACCCGAGTCGGCCATCCGGCGCCTTTTCCGGTCGAGCTTCCTCGTCGCCTGATCGAACTGTACACCTGCAAGGATGAGATCGTCCTCGACCCCTTCCTGGGCAGCGGCAGCACCGCCGTGGCCGCCCGGCAGAGCGGACGCCACTTCGTCGGCTACGAGATCGACCCCACCTACGCCGACCTGGCCCGCACCCGCATCGCCGCCCTCCCGCGCTACTCCCCCTCCCCGCCCCCTGACCACTGA
- a CDS encoding DNA-3-methyladenine glycosylase I, protein MTQTRCEWAGSDPLYVAYHDHDWGVPVHDDRLLFEMLILEGAQAGLSWSTILKKRDGYRAAFAGFDPALVAGFDEANVADLLANPGIVRNRAKIAAAIGNACAFLAVQTEFGSFDAYIWRFVDGRVKQNAWAGLADIPAETAASQAMSKDLSKRGFRFVGPTICYAFMQAVGMVNDHVVICFRYAELGGGR, encoded by the coding sequence ATGACCCAGACTCGATGCGAATGGGCGGGCAGCGACCCGCTCTATGTCGCCTATCATGACCACGATTGGGGCGTCCCCGTCCATGATGACAGGCTCCTGTTCGAGATGCTGATCCTGGAGGGCGCTCAAGCCGGGCTGAGTTGGTCCACCATCCTGAAAAAGCGCGACGGCTATCGCGCGGCTTTTGCCGGTTTCGACCCGGCCCTCGTCGCCGGCTTCGACGAGGCCAACGTCGCCGACCTGCTGGCGAACCCCGGCATCGTCCGCAACCGGGCCAAGATCGCCGCCGCCATCGGCAACGCCTGCGCCTTCCTGGCCGTGCAGACGGAATTCGGCAGCTTCGACGCCTACATCTGGCGCTTTGTCGACGGCCGGGTGAAGCAGAACGCCTGGGCGGGCCTGGCCGACATCCCGGCCGAGACGGCGGCATCACAGGCAATGAGCAAAGACCTGAGCAAGCGCGGCTTCCGCTTCGTTGGCCCCACCATCTGCTATGCCTTCATGCAGGCGGTGGGGATGGTGAACGACCATGTAGTCATCTGTTTCCGCTATGCCGAGCTGGGTGGGGGCCGCTGA